One Ficedula albicollis isolate OC2 chromosome Z, FicAlb1.5, whole genome shotgun sequence DNA window includes the following coding sequences:
- the CLTA gene encoding clathrin light chain A has translation MLVRGLEHLPYKDRLKKLGLFILEKIAQPPTSLCQTEDCQNHERKMFDRTDVLDVICGFEFVSKLPTDSCPVAAEHLCFGSLAEATPGAQQAPAGNGTPDGGEEDPAAAFLAQQENEIAGIENDEGYGILENGEVPEALQRPEGLGADAVDGVVNGDVYQESNGPTHCYAAISQADRLQSEPESIRKWREEQKERLEQLDANSRKQEAEWKEKAIKELEEWYARQDEKLEKTKASNRVADEAFYKQPFADVIGYVTNINHPCYSLEQAAEEAFVNEAEEVFPGTEWERVAQLCDFNPKSSKQAKDVSRMRSVLISLKQAPLVR, from the exons atGTTGGTaagaggactggagcacctcccctACAAAGACAGACTGAAGAAGTTGGGTCTGTTCATCCTGGAAAAGATTGCGCAACCTCCCA CTTCCCTGTGTCAGACAGAAGACTGTCAAAATCACGAGAGAAAGATGTTTGACAGAACCGATGTTTTGGACGTAATCTGCGGGTTCGAATTTGTCTCCAAGCTGCCGACGGACTCGTGTCCTGTCGCAGCGGAGCACCTGTGCTTCGGCAGCCTGGCAGAAGCGACCCcg ggggcgcagcAGGCGCCGGCCGGGAACGGGACGCCCGACGGTGGCGAGGAGGATCCCGCCGCCGCTTTCCTGGCGCAGCAGGAGAACGAGATCGCGGGCATCGAGAACGACGAGGGCTACGGCATCCTGGAGAACGGCGAGGTGCCCGAGGCGCTGCAGCGTCCCGAGGGCCTGGGCGCGG ATGCTGTTGATGGAGTGGTTAACGGGGATGTCTATCAG GAGAGTAATGGTCCTACACACTGCTATGCTGCCATCTCCCAAGCAGATAGACTGCAATCAGAACCAGAAAGTATTCGTAAgtggagagaggagcaaaaGGAACGCCTGGAGCAACTTG ATGCAAACTCACGAAAACAGGAAGcagaatggaaagagaaagcaatAAAAGAGTTGGAAGAGTGGTACGCAAGGCAAGATGAAAAgcttgagaaaacaaaagccagTAACAG GGTGGCAGATGAAGCTTTCTACAAACAACCCTTCGCTGACGTGATTGGTTATGT CACAAACATAAATCATCCTTGCTACAGCCTAGAACA GGCAGCTGAAGAAGCCTTTGTGAACGAAGCAGAAGAAGTTTTTCCGGGCACTGAGTGGGAACGTGTGGCTCAGCTCTGTGACTTTAATCCCAAGTCTAGTAAGCAGGCAAAAGATGTGTCCCGCATGCGTTCAGTCCTCATTTCACTCAAGCAGGCTCCGCTGGTTCGCTGA